In Bacillus cereus ATCC 14579, a single window of DNA contains:
- a CDS encoding AMP-binding protein, with the protein MKQAVWFPTEEYKEKTRLYGWMKSLGYEDYETFYNKSIEETAWFWGEAEKAVGYQWMKPYTDVLDLENGTPFAQWYNGGTCNVVESALSRWLADEETRIQPALQYEGENGTSKSFTYEELDNWVSRVANGLKHAGIEKGDRVTIYMPMIPETVVAMLAVMKIGAIISPIFSGFASDAVMTRVQAAGSKMIITADGFSRRGKIVSLKDEVDKACEHCPTVEKVVIVRHAGNDFTPHNYDFSWSTLEKEKPFIHAEEMQSDDPLMLIYTSGTTGKPKGTVHTHAGFPLKAAFDAGFGMNIKQGDRVLWVTDMGWMMGPFLLFGSLINGATMVMYEGVPDFPEADRLWETVDKYEITHLGISPTLIRALMAKGDEYVNKHSLKSLEVFASTGEPWNPDPWMWLFETVGKGNVPICNYSGGTEISGGIFGNVLIKPIAPISFNASLPGMAAVVLDDQGKPIRDEVGELCLEKPWVGMTKSFWEDDERYVNTYWSRFENKWVHGDWVIYDGEQYIITGRSDDTLNIAGKRIGPAEYESILVKHNDVIEAAAIGVPDEVKGEVCHCFVVLRDHVTFTGELKKELMSLVNSHIGKALCPKDIHVVEDLPKTRNSKVMRRVIKAAYLGKELGDLSSLVNPEVVPFIQGLQSSKL; encoded by the coding sequence TTGAAACAAGCAGTTTGGTTTCCAACAGAAGAGTACAAGGAAAAAACACGTTTATATGGTTGGATGAAATCATTGGGATATGAAGATTATGAAACTTTTTATAATAAATCTATCGAGGAAACAGCTTGGTTTTGGGGAGAGGCAGAAAAGGCAGTAGGCTATCAATGGATGAAACCTTATACAGACGTGTTAGATTTAGAAAATGGTACACCGTTTGCACAGTGGTATAATGGCGGAACATGTAACGTTGTAGAATCAGCTTTATCCCGCTGGCTTGCGGATGAAGAGACGAGAATACAGCCAGCACTTCAGTACGAAGGGGAAAATGGAACTTCAAAATCATTTACATATGAAGAGCTTGACAACTGGGTAAGTCGTGTTGCAAATGGTTTGAAACACGCGGGTATTGAGAAAGGTGACCGTGTAACAATTTATATGCCGATGATTCCAGAAACAGTTGTTGCGATGCTAGCTGTAATGAAAATCGGAGCAATTATTTCACCAATATTCTCAGGCTTTGCGTCTGATGCAGTCATGACACGTGTGCAAGCGGCAGGTTCAAAAATGATTATTACCGCAGATGGATTTTCACGCCGCGGTAAAATTGTTTCTTTAAAAGATGAAGTAGATAAAGCTTGTGAACATTGCCCAACTGTTGAAAAAGTTGTTATCGTTCGTCATGCAGGAAATGATTTTACACCACATAACTATGACTTTTCGTGGAGTACGCTAGAAAAAGAAAAACCATTCATACATGCCGAGGAAATGCAAAGTGATGATCCATTAATGCTCATTTATACATCAGGAACGACTGGTAAGCCGAAAGGAACAGTACACACGCATGCAGGATTTCCTTTGAAAGCAGCTTTTGATGCAGGATTTGGAATGAATATTAAACAAGGTGATCGTGTATTATGGGTAACTGATATGGGCTGGATGATGGGGCCGTTTCTATTATTCGGTTCACTCATTAATGGAGCAACGATGGTTATGTACGAAGGTGTTCCAGACTTCCCAGAAGCAGACCGGTTATGGGAGACAGTTGATAAATATGAGATTACTCATCTAGGTATTTCGCCAACGTTAATCCGAGCATTGATGGCAAAAGGTGATGAGTATGTCAATAAACATTCTTTAAAGAGTTTGGAAGTATTCGCATCAACAGGAGAACCTTGGAATCCTGATCCATGGATGTGGCTGTTTGAAACGGTTGGAAAAGGAAATGTCCCAATCTGTAACTACTCAGGTGGAACTGAAATCTCTGGTGGGATTTTCGGTAATGTTCTTATTAAGCCAATAGCACCGATTAGTTTTAACGCATCTTTACCAGGAATGGCAGCTGTCGTACTGGATGATCAAGGTAAACCAATTCGAGATGAAGTCGGAGAATTATGCTTAGAGAAACCTTGGGTAGGTATGACGAAAAGCTTCTGGGAAGATGATGAACGTTACGTAAACACATATTGGTCGCGTTTTGAAAATAAATGGGTCCACGGTGACTGGGTCATTTACGATGGTGAACAATATATCATCACAGGGCGTTCAGACGATACGTTAAATATTGCAGGTAAACGTATTGGACCTGCTGAATATGAATCTATTCTTGTGAAACATAACGATGTAATCGAAGCTGCTGCAATTGGTGTACCTGACGAAGTAAAAGGTGAAGTTTGTCATTGTTTTGTAGTGTTAAGAGATCATGTAACATTCACAGGAGAATTAAAGAAAGAATTAATGAGTTTAGTAAACTCTCATATTGGAAAAGCGTTGTGTCCTAAAGACATCCACGTTGTAGAAGATTTACCGAAAACACGTAATTCTAAAGTAATGCGCCGTGTTATTAAAGCAGCTTACTTAGGAAAAGAATTAGGTGATTTATCATCGCTTGTAAATCCTGAAGTAGTTCCGTTTATTCAGGGGTTACAGTCTAGTAAATTATAA
- a CDS encoding IS3-like element ISBce18 family transposase (programmed frameshift), protein MTKFTKDLKSTLVQGFNPKIISQAEYAKQMHITKAQFQYWLRLYELHGEEGLHEVYTNYTAEFKLDVLNFMAQSGISLMDTAAIFMVPSFTTVYQWKKQFEVGGLDALEPKKKGRPSMKNKNTKHDTKKIPAEGSVEALQAELERLRMENAYFKKVECLSSKQGKITKQDKAQVVYELRHEFQVKELVKLADIPRSTYYFYVKQMDRIDPDADLKVEIKAIYDEHEGRYGYRRIRNELANRNQIVNHKKVQRIMKELGLKCLVRMKKYKSYKGTVGKIAPHILERKFTADTPNEKWVTDITEFKLFGEKLYLSPVLDLYNGEIITYTIGSRPTYSLVSEMLETALEGLPENHQLMMHSDQGWHYQMKQYRHALQKRGIVQSMSRKGNCYDNAVMENFFGIMKSEFLYIKEFESVEHFKIELEKYIDYYNTKRIKAKLKMSPVQYRTHFYQAA, encoded by the exons ATGACAAAATTTACGAAGGATTTAAAGTCAACGCTCGTTCAAGGATTTAATCCGAAAATAATTTCTCAAGCAGAATATGCAAAACAGATGCATATTACAAAGGCACAATTTCAATACTGGTTACGCTTATACGAACTCCATGGAGAAGAAGGTTTACACGAGGTCTATACAAATTACACCGCAGAGTTTAAACTAGACGTACTAAATTTTATGGCTCAATCGGGTATATCGTTAATGGATACAGCGGCTATATTCATGGTTCCTTCTTTTACAACGGTTTATCAATGGAAGAAGCAATTTGAAGTAGGTGGCTTAGATGCCCTTGAACCAAAGAAAAAGGGGCGTCCATCCATGAAAAATAAAAACACAAAACATGATACTAAAAAGATTCCGGCAGAAGGTTCAGTTGAAGCGTTACAAGCTGAATTAGAACGCTTACGTATGGAAAATGCGTATT TTAAAAAAGTTGAATGCCTTAGTTCAAAACAAGGAAAAATCACCAAACAAGACAAGGCACAAGTAGTCTATGAATTAAGGCATGAGTTTCAAGTGAAAGAATTAGTAAAGTTAGCGGATATCCCTCGAAGCACCTATTATTTTTATGTAAAACAAATGGATAGAATCGATCCAGATGCCGATTTAAAAGTAGAAATTAAAGCGATTTATGATGAACACGAAGGTCGTTATGGATATCGTCGTATTCGTAATGAGTTAGCCAATCGTAATCAAATAGTGAATCATAAAAAAGTGCAACGAATTATGAAAGAGTTAGGTTTAAAATGTCTTGTACGTATGAAAAAATATAAATCTTATAAAGGAACAGTTGGTAAAATTGCACCTCATATTTTAGAGCGTAAATTTACGGCAGATACGCCAAATGAAAAATGGGTAACCGATATTACAGAATTTAAATTATTCGGTGAGAAACTTTATTTATCACCTGTATTAGACTTGTATAATGGTGAAATCATTACCTATACAATTGGCTCTAGACCGACGTATTCACTTGTTTCAGAAATGTTAGAGACAGCATTAGAAGGTTTACCTGAAAATCACCAACTAATGATGCATTCAGATCAAGGGTGGCATTATCAAATGAAACAATACCGTCACGCATTACAAAAAAGAGGTATCGTACAAAGTATGTCTCGTAAAGGCAACTGTTATGACAACGCAGTAATGGAGAATTTCTTTGGAATCATGAAGTCTGAGTTTCTCTACATAAAAGAGTTTGAAAGTGTAGAGCACTTCAAAATAGAATTAGAAAAATATATAGATTATTACAATACAAAACGGATAAAGGCAAAATTAAAAATGAGCCCGGTGCAATACCGGACTCATTTTTATCAAGCTGCCTAA
- a CDS encoding GNAT family N-acetyltransferase: MMYERSKEVIKLESFKKSDFKQLINWINSEEFLIQWSGNAFTFPLDEQQLEKYIESANTLAFKVVDEETSDVIGHISLGQIDNINKSARIGKVLVGNTKMRGRSIGKHMMKAVLHIAFDELKLHRVTLGVYDFNTSAISCYEKIGFVKEGLLRESKRVGETYWNLWEMSMLEYEWKK; this comes from the coding sequence ATGATGTACGAAAGGAGCAAGGAAGTGATTAAACTAGAAAGTTTTAAGAAATCTGATTTTAAACAATTAATAAATTGGATTAATTCCGAAGAATTTCTAATACAATGGTCAGGAAATGCATTCACATTCCCTTTAGACGAACAGCAATTAGAGAAGTATATAGAAAGTGCAAATACACTCGCTTTCAAAGTGGTAGATGAAGAGACTTCAGACGTTATTGGTCATATTTCGCTTGGGCAAATAGATAATATTAATAAGTCCGCTAGAATTGGAAAAGTATTAGTTGGTAATACGAAGATGAGAGGACGTTCTATAGGAAAACATATGATGAAAGCAGTACTTCATATTGCTTTTGACGAATTAAAACTACATAGAGTAACTCTTGGTGTGTATGATTTTAATACATCGGCCATTTCATGTTACGAAAAAATAGGGTTTGTAAAAGAAGGCTTATTAAGAGAGTCAAAAAGAGTAGGAGAAACGTATTGGAATTTATGGGAAATGAGTATGTTAGAATATGAATGGAAGAAGTAG